The following is a genomic window from Nymphaea colorata isolate Beijing-Zhang1983 chromosome 3, ASM883128v2, whole genome shotgun sequence.
ATTGTTGTCATACAAGTAATTAAAGTACAGACAAGCCACTTGTGGAAGATTTTTGGGGAGATCGACTGACAACTCACAAATCCGTGGAGATGTAGCAATCAAGGGTGAagacgtttttttttctttactaacAAGATCATATTAGCTTTTTAATCTTGAACCATGACACCTTTTCATAAAACCGGGATCCTCATGTATCTTACTGGCCATAACTATATCTTAATTAATCGGTCCTTTACTTTTTAGATAAATGAACAAAAGACGGGCGGCTTTGGAAACTAGACTGCATAAGTGAATGCTAGCTTCATATAAAATTAACCACAAAGATGCGACTTGTTTGTGTTATAAAAGTTAGCAATGAACAAAAACTCGCGCTTTTCAACGCAGATAAAAGATTTTACGAGTATTCAGCTTATGGGAACCTAATCATTCATATCAAGTTAGGATTTTGGGCATGAAAATTACGTATCTGTGATTGGCTTTTTGGAAAAAGTGCTTGCAAATTGGCTTTTCTCCACTCAGTAGCTTACGCAAAGCGTTAGGTTATGCTCATGCTCTGTTACTGCAGCCCCTGGTTTTATACTCTCTATCTTGCCCCTTTCATTTTACCGAAGGTGACATCTTGTCATCTTGTTTTCCCTTCTAAAATACTTGTGTTGGATGATAGGCGAAGCCAGAAGAACCTCTTCCGCAGAgacagaaagagggagagagagagagacgtacaTCCACTGGCGTTGGTCGTTTCCCTGATGTGGTGGGTATAGAGATGGGCGGTGAGGCTGGAGGCTGCGGCTGTCCAAAAGGAGATCCTGGGCACACCCAGCTCGTCCGCGAGGTCCTGCGTAAACGAGAGGAAGGAGTCGCTGAGCAAGCAGGAAACAGGGGGCACGGCCGCAAGGGCCTGACGGAGTCCGTCGAGGGCCGACCTCATGAACAGCTCGACTGTTTCATCCGGCCGCTGCGGTGAAGAGGCAAATCCCTCCGGCAGCCCGTCGGGGACGTCGTGGAACGTGAGGTTGGCCATGTCCTTGCAGGCAGCGATCTGCACGGACATGGAAGCCATGGAGGCAGCAGTtgtgaagaaggagaagcgGACGTCCTCAGCTACGGTGGCCAGGTTCCGGCCGAGGGTCAGCAGGCAGCTGGGATGTGACGCAAAGGGGAAGGCCACGAGGGCGACGTGGGGAACCTGCTGTTTGACACTTCTCATCCCTTctacttcttcctcctccttcgaTCCTTTCGTCTTAATCGAGAGTTGCACTTCTCTGAGCGGCGGCACACACAGAGTGGTGCCATATTAATGGAGAGGAGGCAGGCGATGGATGGCCTACATGCGGGCGAGTGATACGGTCGGATCCGTGCAGGTGAGATGAACGGCCGATCAATCTCGATCTGAAAAACGGACGGTGGAAACTCGTCCACAAACACCTGGCTGTCCCCTCACGGACGACGTGTCTCTCCGGTTTGCTCTGAAACTTTGCCAAAAACTAAGGCATCAGGTCCATCCTTCTACCAAACGGTCCAAATCCCGTGCTTCTCCgctttctccattttcattttaaatgcaaTCGAGAATTCGCCAAAAACTGCTAGTTACCAGAATCCAGTTTATGTCTCAATTATTTCCGTTGCCCAATCATGGAGCTTAGCTAGCAAAGTTTATATAATTTCTCACTGACTCATAATTCCATTCAATGGTTGAGAACTGTTTCATCCATTTACTTCGTTCCCTTTCAATTTCAGGGATGAAGCATtattaaggttttttttttctttttatgttgtaCTTCAGTGAAAGAAATATCTATGTTCTAAAACcaattgttttgtttcttttatggtCTTTTAGATCTCACTAACCCATCTAAACGAGCATCTTCTTAAATTCTGATCATTTGTGTAAGTCGAAATATTTTACTTATAGTCTAGAGccgagccaaaaaaaaattcataagggagaccgaattaaagtttttaaattttattaaagtttttaaattttgacattttaaaaattttaaaaatttacatgtaatttaaaaaacaatattgAAGTGGCCCAAGAGCCCATGGGGTCCCCCACTTGACTCCATAATAATGTGAAGCCCATTATTTTCTCCACAATATCAAGTTTTTTTACTGTGTGAATTTTCTTACAGAACCCAAAAAGTTTGAGCTGAATCAGTGTCATGTTACATCCAACCACTGACGCCTCTGTCATCAATTCTCCACTAAAAGTTTTGAGTGCAAGAGTATATTATTTGCAGTGGGGTAGccacatgtgggcaattgcccacaccagttctttaaaatttgtttttttctttctgtcacCATGTGATGAGTGGTATGTTGTAGCCACTTAGTTCAGTCTTCTGCTTGGCAGTGGGAGGTTGGTTAAATGGTTTCTCGTTCATGTTCTTAAATTGAAAAAGCTGTTAGAGGCAGGTTGGAATCCATCAAACTAGAAGCCGGACGGACCCAAACTGTTGATCAGCTTAACATTAAGCCATTGAATCAAACTAATGAAGAAAAGTTAATATCATGTCTCAATCTGAATTGACAAATTCCAATCCGACTCTCAAGATTTACATCTAAaaccaaatctgacttttaaataaATGCAAACTGCATTGCGATATGTTAACAAGTGGTTTCTTAAATACATGGATATTAGaaaattcgaatttgaatctgtttggaaaattttaaaaccaaatttgaatccgaatataaTCGTATGCCATtctttaaatctgaatccaaaacaactttttaagcagatgttaatttttttccgtatctgattttttctgaaGAATTTTTTTAACCGAATATATGATCATATGTCATATATCCAGTacaaattggatttttttttttatcctagtTGAATCCCTACTGGATATGATCCTCAGCACGCTATTTCGTGAGGTCCTGCAAATGAGCAGAAAGAGTTGTTGGCCAATGGTGGAGCTGAGGCGGCCACTTGCCCATACAAATATTTTTACGGAAAatgtcttttaaaaatttaaacaaaaaatttagtttgaataaAAAAGGCATATTCACCATCTAAATACTAGCTTATCTTTATTGGCGACGCTGAAGCCAGAAAATTCTTTGGTCTATATGCCCGTGATCTAAACGGGACAAATTGGACCGTcggataaataaataaaatgggCTCATGATTGCGGGAGGGCTCACGGGCTACACATCGACAAAAAAAAACCCTCGTTCACGGGGGGCGCTGATTTGCCCAAATTACACAAATACCCCTCCCAAAATTGGACTGAGGACAACCTTGATCATAGATGGCTTAGTCGGTGTAATTCTATTTAATACGTCAGTCGTTTTCTTATTGGTGTAGTGTACAGAACTCCATGATGCCCATGCAAATATGCACTAAATATTGACATTATTTTCCAATAATCATCACAATGGATCCCTATTTCCGGACAATTTTATCAATCAGAGGCACAATGTTCAAGTCTTTTTTACACTTTCGTATCCTTGAATTATTTTCCGAATGTAGTTACCAACAACAAAAGAAGACTTTCTATCGAACATTGTTCTGGTGACTTTGTTAAGGACTTACATCAGGATCTTACCCGGACAAATTGCCAGTTTATACAATTAAGCTGTAGAAGGCCATTTTTGGTAttgcccttcatttttttttatatatatacatataatcgCGCGCACCAAGACAAGGCAAGATGAACAATTTGCCAGGCAGACCAAGCCCCTTCCAGCACCAGACTAAGGCTCAACCGCAGAGTGCACCTGCACCCCACTCATGGCAGTGGCGCcactcttctttctcctcctcacCACCCACATAGCCTCTGCTCGTGTTTTGCCTTCACCGGGAACCGCCGAGACCTCGCCGGCCGATAACCGCACTATCTACGACGCGTCGAGCCAATTCTGCTTGGGCTGCATCGCCGAGTCCATGGAGTTCCTGCTTGCTCACAACTGGGCGCGAGCACAGCACCTGGAGCTGCCTCTGATATGGGACTTTGAGGTAGAAAAGTATGCGAGGTGGTGGGCAGGTGAAAGGAAGTCTGACTGCAAGTTGCAGCATTCATTTGACAATGGGACTTTTGTGATGGGGGAGAACATCTTTTGGGGCAGCGGCTCTGGCTGGTCTCCTCGTGATGCTGTGCGGGCATGGGTTGATGAGCAGAAGTACTATTCTTACAGCGGAAACCAATGCCTAGGGGGGCATGTGTGTGGGCACTACACTCAGGTTGTGTGGAGGGAAACCAGAAGGCTCGGGTGCGCTAGGGTTGTCTGTGACACTGGGGATGTGTTCATGACCTGCAACTATGACCCGCCTGGGAACTATATTGGCCAGAGACCTTACTGAATCAAGAACTGTTCTTGTTCAATAACTTGAGATCATTTCCTTTTCGATTGCTTTGTTTACAGCCGTGATACTCCATAAGAgacatttatatacatatttgcCTTCTTGGTGTTTTAGATTGTATTGAATGAGACAAAGATTAGATCGGTTTGTGGTTTTAGTTGAAGGGACCTCATTTGGATGTATATAAAAAGCAGAGTGGGGTGATATTCTAACCTTCTTGCGAAGGATATGGTCCCTGTTAGCTTAGGCGATAAATCTTGTGCAGTGTATTCTGGCATGAGTCTACTGCTACTTGTAAAATcctttcgatttctgcatttgtTTTTCTGTATATGGAGTTTGTCCGCCATGGTTCCTGCTGCATTTTGGGGAGtgaaaaactctctctctctaggccCTTGTCCGACTCGGACAGGACCTGCGCCTGGGCTCCATGGATCCAGAAGACCAAGAGGATTATGAGTTTCAAGGCTAGCCCAAATGCCTGGTTCACCCATTTCTTCTCGAGTCTGCCAGAGAGCACGACCAGTAAGTACTTGTCATGGCTGGCTTACTTACAGATGGTGCTTGTTTTTAAAAGGCAGGAAATGCTATTGATGCTCAGTGTCCGGACAATTTCATCCTTCCCGAAGTTTTTTATATTCTACACCCATATTTTTATGCTTGGAATTTACTTGTCGGAGGTAATGTGATGTTCATTTAATGAGGACTAGCAATTTTACATATGATGATACATTAAACGGATGCAGATACCTTAACCTTTGCTACTGTGCTCCATTCCCATTTTAGCCGCGAAGAAGAATCAAGACCAACCAAAACAAGCCCAATTTTACATTCAGTTTTGTTCATCTAATATGTATTGGTACAACCACATCGACGATTTTGTGAGCTTAAACAACGGCATCGAACAACTTGTTTGAGCTGCAGCGCTCGCTGATGACACCTATCGGAGAGGCAAGAGCTATAACCTGACGAACTCGTTTTTATAAGGTGAGAATAGTACAAAGCGACTCTTCGAAACAGCAGGAAAGTGCAGGGAGCTTCTGCACACATATCATGAGCCAATCACGCAGAACAAAGTTACCCAACAAAGTCTTTATTAGAAAGATAAGTTCATATATGAGAGGCTTTCACAAAATCGGAAGCTAGGAGCCCTCTTCTTCCTGTCTACTTGGAAAAAGCTCATTTCAGCCATTaacttcaaaaataaaacttaAACATAAACCCTACTCAAGAAGCTGTTGCGATCAAAAACTGCATATTATAAGATCTTCACTTCTGATCTGTTGGTTGATCATCTCTTCTCAAAATCAATCTCATTTCACATAGGATGATgggcaaagaaaaagaaagagcagaCAGACAATGGACAAGCTGAGCGTTTATCACCTGGAATTTGTGGTTACTTATACCACATGTATCAAATGTACTGAGCAGAGAACAACCAAAGATCACACTGCTATTTTGATGGTAATTTTGTTCCTTGAAGACTATGCACAAGAAATGCCTTACAAGAACTTCCACTTAGGAAATAAAAGAACTTTCCCAAATTCGAAGACTACTACTACAAATCATATAAACAATGATCTGAAGTCAACAAAAAAAGCAGCCTAAAGGGGAAGACACAGAAAAACAGATTCTTCCTTGACCATTCACCcccccacaaagacacaaagaATCTCATGATTGCAAATTTAAACAGGTATTCTCAATTATACGTAGCCTAGTCCTCCGGATAAAATTTGCAGTCAGCACTGTACAACAAGATAGCTACAAATATCTcctcaagaaaagaaaaaaatatcgCTTCAAATGGCAAAAAACAGAGGAGAGATTCTAAGCTTCAAATCTACTATCTGTAAGGTGGGAAGATTCTGAAAGATGAAAGTAAAATAACAATCATGATTATTAGGCAATAAGAAGGTCACGAAGTTATCATTCTAAATGACACTTAGATCCCTTTCTCTTTAATTACGTGTAAAGTGTAAACCATAAACTTGAACAAAATGTTCCCTAAGCTGCTCGCACATttccaaatatggaaccattacACCCATAACCTTCAAAGAGTAACCATTTTTTAACAACTAACACATAACAAGGACAAAAGACTTTAAGGTCAGGAATTTCAGAGAATAGATGGTGTGACTACATTAAAATGTACAGCTAACTGTGTATAGTTTGAGGACCTTCTTCTcataaagaagaaggaattccTCGTGTAAGGAGATAAGAACCTTCGTTCAAGATTAAGAAACCATAAACTCAATCTACGAGCCTTGCAAAGTTGCAGGAAACAAGGCTGTCCACGTAGGAACCCATTAGGGAGCGAGACCTCCCTGGATATTTTGCAACCTCTGGAATGTTCTCAGTGTTGgattataaaagagatagcttGTACTCGCAAGATTGGTCCTTCTATGCACGAAGTGTGCATGCTGCTCCAACAAAATTTCACCATCAAGCTTGGCACGGAAAGAAAGCGTCACACCAGTCGGTAGGGTCTCATCAATAAAATTCATGGAAACACTGTAATCCTTTTCCCACACCTGACCATCATAATCCTTGAGCACCCATACATCCATAGTTTGCTTGGTGGCATCTGGATGCATCAGATGCATAAATCCGTTGATTTCAATCAAGGGAGCAGACTCTCGATGACATTCACCAATTTCGCGATAAGTGCCAGGATGAACAGCAGGGCAGCAGTTAGGGTGTGAGAATATCTGGAATTCCTCACTACCCACCTTGAAGGCGACTATAGTTCTTCGAGTGATTGCGTAACCAGGATAAGGGAACCCACCCCAACCGCAATCCCGCGCCCAGTGAATGGCGCCATTGACTAGTGGGTATTCTAATGCCTTTGAGTAACTGGTTGCACTAAAATCAGAGCGACTACCATTCGACTTCCTCCATTGCTTGTCGacgctcaaagtgaaaatctgACTGCAAGTCTCTTTGGATTGAACGTCCGGAACATGAAGAACCTTATAAACCTTCGCTGCAGGATCGAAAACCAACTGGTGGACAGTAAAAGGACCCGACCTCCGGAGGCGAGGAAGGATTACAGTTTCTCTGGTTGCTGGATTATAGACATACAACGTCCAAGGCGAGTTACTTCTTGCTCCCGTATCACGGTATAAGAGTAATCCATCTAAGGAGGAAACAAGATTGTGGCTGCCTTCAGAGAGATCAAGAGGAGGATCTATGGCATCAACCGGTTTCCCCACCACCAAATCGCATTCAAGTGGGTTTTTGTATAAAGAGATATTCTCCCAAGCAGGATGAACCCATCAAGTAATTGCGTGTAGCCCTTGACACAGAGAGATGCAACCTGATGAATGACTAGTCAGAGATCAGGGTACGCCATGACTTATTCACGAGAGCGAACCTAATCAGGGAAGTTGCAGGAAGCCGAGAGAGGATGTTAGAGAGAATGTCCAACGGGAGATTTACAAGGCCCTTGCTCCTCTTAGCGCCTCCCATCTTCACTTTTCTTACGTGGGGAGACGTGAAGAGGAAATAAGGAAGATGGTACCGTAGTTGCCTCTCTTCTATGccttctttcttctattttccaTGAAAATAACTGAGGTATACCACCTGCATATCTTGCCTGGACTTCCACCTCCCCACCATTGCTTTGTCGGGGCAAGCTTTTCTTGTCCCGATCTAATTTCTGCTTGAAGGGCCCATACAGCCTCCTTTCCTAGGCTCCAAGATCCTGTAGGTTGCGTTTGTGGTTGAGGTTACCCTCTCGTCCCGATTCCCCAACACAAACGTCTGTCTTCTCGGCGCCTCTTCGATCCCTACATCATTTGGGCTTCAACCCTTTCGATCCCACTTGGCCCAAAGCAAAACACAGGGTCAGCCCTGTTCACTCGCTTGGTTTGCGCAGCTAGTTAAATGTTCCCCTGATTTGTGGATCCGTTCTCATCATATGCCCACACAGGATGCACTTTGTACAATCTAGATTCTAAACAAGAAAACTTGTTCAGCTCAGTTCAAGCAGGCTGCCTAGCTTTGTTTAAGATATGGTCATGCACAAAATTTATGTCATAAATTGATTTTAAGGGGGATtggggaaaaggagaaaaaaactCACATCTAACTAGTATATGGTATATAATGTTATCGATGAAGGTAGGCATCCATTTTGATTGTTAATTGTTAGGAGATGTTATGTAAAAAGGATATcatgtgcaagttgaagaacAAGAGAATGACATACTGAAGCACTGAAAGCAAGCCCTGTACTTTAAAGGATAGGGATTGGATGGAAGCTTCAACACTCACGGTTGGTCTCCTCGGTCATTTGAAAGGATTGTGTCTCTTTTAACTATAAGTCCATGAAGGTAGGGAAGAAATTATGAGATCCAAACTTGATACTGGTTCACAAATTAATTACTAACTTCCAAGAATATGTCAAATGAGCCATATACTGCCCATTCGTGCTAACCCTCATATTGAGGGTGGACCTTAATTGTCAGGCCAATGGAGTTCTATTATTGGTCCCAATAGAGTTTCTTAAGGAATAACTTAGAGATCCTTTATTATGCAGTGGCGacgttttattttatttagacAAGCATTACATTGGTtcaaataaataacattttaATGCAATTTCAACATTCTATTTTAGTTGGCAGTTGTCTATGCTTGTGAGTCTCTGGACAAAAGCATGATTGGTTTGCACAAATCAGCAAAATATGcttttatttgaatatataatacatttagCTGGAAGCTGGGATAAACACAAACAAGTCGATTAAATGAAATTCTTCTGGACATAAGTTAGTTTTTGATGTATTCACTAAGACAAGCGTTCTTTTAAAAGCCAGAACAGGCACAGGTGTTTGAGGTACTAGTAAAAAAACACccaaaagaaccaaaaataagaaaacaacaaataaattgCTGATATCTGTTATGGATTCTGTAGCATATCTTAAAAAGCTCAAATTTCTCGGTTTCAAAGAAGTTGGCGAATCCCAAAACGCTTTGCTATGATCTAATAAAGTATGGTTGCTGGCAGGTCGGATTTCAACGCGATAAGGAGAGTTTGAAGGCGTGAAAGAGAAGGTCTTATACGAACCATTTCTCACAACCTTCTGGAATATGGCAGAAATTTTGAGGAAATGAAGTCCACAATTTAGTGAATGATGTTTGGAAACGTCCCCCGTCTTGCCTAAATAGATAGTTGAGATAAAATGCATCTTTGTGACGTTCTTTTCTATCGGTAAAATGAAGATAGTTTGCATATCTTGTGATAGAAGAGGTTTTACCACTGCTACAAGAGGAGAATGTTTGAGTTTTCATTCTTCTCGTTGAAGAAAAACGAACATAGTCAGGGAGCTCAGATTTTCTCCGATCCATCGAAGAAACACGTGACAAGAGGCTTTTATGATGGATGGTGAGCTCAATTCAGGTCATCGACCGGCCGAATTCATATAAGCTACAGTTGGAGTTTGCCGGATCAGTTTTTCATGGAATCCGAAGCACCAGAATTCCCTTTGCAGAAGAGAACAAGATGacgaaaaaagaggaaaagttTTCCAtgtatataaaagagagagagagagatctgaacTAGTatgaatatttatatatatgcacatggaTGTTATTAGTATGGTTTTTCGCCGACAAAATTTCCCGGTGGGTCATAATTGCAAGTCATGAAAACACCAGCGCCACCATCGCACGTCACCTTGGCGCACCCAACGCTGGTCGTCGAGCTCCAGACGATCTGGGTGTAGTGCCCGCACTTCCTCCCTCTCACGCAAGAATTGGTGTGGTGGTCATAGTTCCTAGCCTCCAGCACCCAGTCACGGACGGCGTCGGCCGGAGTCCAGTCAGTGCCGCTCCCCCAGAATATGTTCTCGCCGTAAGGCCCCTCCGAGTGCCTGAGGTCGCAGTCGGCTCGCCGCTTGTTAGCATATGATTCGGCGTACTGCGCCAGTCGACCGTCCCAGGCCAAGGGAGGCTCACCCACCGTGGCCCGTGCTGCATTTTGTGGAACCAAGAACTCCGTCTCTAGCCCCTTGTTTGACTCGGACAGGACCCTCGCCTCGGCTGTATGGAAGAGGAAGACCAAGAGGATGATCTGCTTCAAGGCTAGGCCAGTGACTGGCTCGCCCATTTCTTCTCGAGTCTGCTCTGCTGCTAGAAGGAACGGCCAGTAAGAGGTTCTCATGCTGGCTTACTTATATAAGGTGCTTGTTTCTTAAAAAGACATGTATGCCCTCGATGGCTGGGTGCCCATTGGGAGGGCAGTTTCGTCCATCCCTCCGGATGATTTAATATTTTACATGCATAATTTTATGCTTGGAATATACTTGTTGGAGTTTGTATGATGCACATTTAATGAAGGTTAGCAACTTAATCTGCAGATGATGAGACATTTCAATGcagataaaatttaaaaaaatgatccaAGTTATAGAAATTTATGCCAGTGTGGTTGTTGTTAAAATGACAAAACTACCCTTTTAGCACAAGGgcaattaatttttcttttgaaatctaCAACGGCAGTTGAAGTATGGGACTcatcattaatttttattttatagcaGGGAAGAACAGCTTTGCTCATTATTCAATCTCTCCCAGCCTGAACCACTCGCCATCTTCATCTTTCTATCTCTCAATCTCGTGAGTCAGTGGGACACACTTGATGCTTTTATTATGTTCATGATTATTGCCAAGTTGCCTGCTGCAATTAAAATTTATCGAGTTTATCGTCTGAAATTCCTTTATATTGAAAAACGCACATTATATTTTAATGATTCAGTTGTTGGGTCATCCACAATCTGCATGTGGTTGTAATTTAATTCCATGACCATTTTAGttataaaatgaatatttttacTTATGAAAAGATCACATTATTTGATCCAACGTAAATTTCTCCTCCCTTGTGCCAGTCCTCTCCATTTTCTCCTGCTGGAATTCAGCactgacttttgggaatcaaaAGTTACATTGATTCGGTATTTGGTATTTTCTGTTTCGATTTTTTAATGCACTACATGCCAAAATCCAGAAAACCCTGGATTCTTCTTTCCTGATATTTAAATATCCAGGTTTGGTTTCTTTCTCCCCTACCCATGCATCAGATTgtgattcttttatttttttaaactttcttCTACTTAAGGTCGTAAAAACTAAGTCTCTAACTAGGTAAGCATAGCTCGGTTTTGgaataagaaaaatggaaatttcTTTTGGAAGGCAATTCAAGAATCTTAGCCATCGAAGCAATGCACGGTTCCATCACGTTCGTCGGCCCTACAAAATGTACTTCAATAACTTAAACAAAGTGTAAGTTGCATATTTCATTGCAACTTTTGCTGGTCGATTTGTCTTTTTAACTGTGCTTTTTATGCTTCCATCCTTTTAAAATTAATGTCGTAAAAAAACCTGCAGAAGCTCCATATGAAGTCAGTCTTTTTCGTGAGAATCGTTAGCTTGGTCTTCTtccaatgaaaaaataaagggaGCGAGCTCTTCAACATCCTACATATATACATACGCCTAATACAAGCTCGAGATTTGTATCAGAAAACATCATTCTCAATGTCTCGAAGTCAAGCAACATCTTTGGCTACTTAAGGTCGCAGTCAAGGCCTACCAAAAAGGGAACCAAACATGGATATGCAATCGAATATCTTATTGGGAAGAACAAAGTGAATCTATTCCCTCATTCCAATGATTGCAGAAATAGTTTATGGAGTTTAGGAGATCTAAGCATCAATTATAAACTTCCTTTAGATATGCCAGCCATGGTTTTATTGGAAATTAGTTGACTCCACGTCTGCCCCATGTGCAGGGTTCTGCGTGGTTGTGTGCCACCATGCAGcatgtgtgttgtgtgtgtgtgtgtgtgtgcgtgagagagagagagagagaga
Proteins encoded in this region:
- the LOC116249931 gene encoding pathogenesis-related protein PR-1-like, with the protein product MAVAPLFFLLLTTHIASARVLPSPGTAETSPADNRTIYDASSQFCLGCIAESMEFLLAHNWARAQHLELPLIWDFEVEKYARWWAGERKSDCKLQHSFDNGTFVMGENIFWGSGSGWSPRDAVRAWVDEQKYYSYSGNQCLGGHVCGHYTQVVWRETRRLGCARVVCDTGDVFMTCNYDPPGNYIGQRPY
- the LOC116250415 gene encoding putative F-box protein At5g50220, whose translation is MGGAKRSKGLVNLPLDILSNILSRLPATSLIRFALNISLYKNPLECDLVVGKPVDAIDPPLDLSEGSHNLVSSLDGLLLYRDTGARSNSPWTLYVYNPATRETVILPRLRRSGPFTVHQLVFDPAAKVYKVLHVPDVQSKETCSQIFTLSVDKQWRKSNGSRSDFSATSYSKALEYPLVNGAIHWARDCGWGGFPYPGYAITRRTIVAFKVGSEEFQIFSHPNCCPAVHPGTYREIGECHRESAPLIEINGFMHLMHPDATKQTMDVWVLKDYDGQVWEKDYSVSMNFIDETLPTGVTLSFRAKLDGEILLEQHAHFVHRRTNLASTSYLFYNPTLRTFQRLQNIQGGLAP
- the LOC116251248 gene encoding pathogenesis-related protein PR-1-like encodes the protein MGEPVTGLALKQIILLVFLFHTAEARVLSESNKGLETEFLVPQNAARATVGEPPLAWDGRLAQYAESYANKRRADCDLRHSEGPYGENIFWGSGTDWTPADAVRDWVLEARNYDHHTNSCVRGRKCGHYTQIVWSSTTSVGCAKVTCDGGAGVFMTCNYDPPGNFVGEKPY